One segment of Paenibacillus rhizovicinus DNA contains the following:
- a CDS encoding replication-associated recombination protein A, whose translation MDLFTYNEEEAQPRAKLLADRMRPQTIDEYIGQHEVVGPGKLLRRAIEGDQVSSILLYGPPGCGKTTLAHIISKRTQGDFVKLNAVEASVKDVRAVIDQAKMTKSMYGRKTILFLDEVHRFNASRQDALLPAVEQGIIVFIGATTENPFHYVNGALLSRSTLFQLETLTREDALEAMRRALTDAGRGLGFMKLHVAEEALQHIASMAGGDIRRALNALELAAVTTPSQPDGTVAVTLEVAEESIRKPTVRADESTQYDVLSAFHKSVRGSSDAALFWFLYAVEKLGMDPMTFVRRLIVACSEDIGLANPQAMVQAVTAMDAYHKIGWPEAKYNITQAILFAVESPKSNAAALAISNVMNAIESIGSAEVPLHLRDTHYSGAERLGHVGYQYPHDFPNHYVKQAYLPERIANKKFYKATQQGMEDKIRQNQERRK comes from the coding sequence ATGGATTTGTTTACCTATAACGAAGAGGAAGCACAGCCAAGAGCGAAGCTGCTCGCGGACCGGATGCGCCCCCAAACCATAGACGAATATATCGGACAGCATGAGGTTGTCGGACCGGGCAAGCTGCTGCGCCGCGCGATCGAAGGCGACCAAGTGTCGTCCATTCTGTTATACGGCCCGCCGGGATGCGGCAAAACGACGTTAGCCCATATTATATCCAAACGCACGCAGGGCGATTTCGTTAAATTGAATGCGGTCGAAGCATCCGTGAAGGATGTCCGGGCCGTGATTGACCAAGCGAAGATGACCAAATCGATGTACGGGCGCAAAACGATCCTGTTCCTCGACGAGGTTCACAGGTTCAACGCTTCCAGGCAGGATGCGCTGCTTCCCGCCGTCGAACAGGGCATTATCGTATTCATCGGAGCGACGACGGAAAATCCGTTCCACTACGTCAATGGCGCCCTGCTGTCCCGTTCAACGCTGTTTCAATTAGAGACGTTGACGCGCGAGGATGCACTCGAGGCGATGCGCAGAGCTTTAACCGATGCCGGACGCGGACTGGGGTTCATGAAGCTGCACGTAGCGGAAGAGGCGCTCCAGCACATTGCATCCATGGCCGGCGGCGATATTCGCAGGGCGCTGAACGCGCTGGAGCTGGCTGCCGTTACGACGCCTTCGCAGCCGGACGGCACGGTCGCGGTCACGCTGGAGGTGGCGGAGGAATCGATTCGCAAGCCGACCGTGCGCGCCGACGAATCGACGCAGTACGACGTGCTGTCGGCTTTTCATAAAAGCGTCCGAGGCTCCAGCGATGCGGCCTTATTCTGGTTTCTCTATGCCGTCGAGAAGCTCGGAATGGATCCCATGACGTTCGTCCGCCGTTTGATCGTTGCGTGCAGCGAGGATATCGGGCTTGCCAATCCGCAGGCGATGGTGCAGGCCGTAACGGCGATGGACGCCTATCACAAGATCGGCTGGCCGGAAGCCAAATACAATATCACCCAGGCGATCCTGTTTGCGGTGGAAAGCCCTAAATCCAATGCGGCGGCGCTGGCGATTTCCAATGTAATGAACGCCATCGAGAGCATCGGATCTGCTGAAGTTCCGCTTCATCTGCGGGACACGCATTACAGCGGTGCCGAGCGGCTCGGCCATGTCGGCTACCAATATCCCCACGATTTCCCGAACCATTATGTGAAGCAAGCGTATTTGCCCGAGCGCATTGCCAATAAAAAGTTCTATAAGGCGACGCAGCAGGGAATGGAGGATAAAATCCGCCAAAATCAAGAGCGCAGGAAGTAG
- a CDS encoding YdeI/OmpD-associated family protein: MNVELMNKLRLSLEMRIALLEAPDDTYKEALGAEGAEPFSEMDAGTYDFVMLFAKDIATLTEHAPKALKAVKKDGLLWICYPKGTSKIRTDINRDRGWRVVKDEGWEGVSLVSVDETWSAMRFRPVGMVQTSARASRAADASRTAGTTIVKELLVPDEVQAALAGDPEAAAFFEELAPSHRKEYIRWINEAKQEVTRAKRIGEMMAKLQQKLKRPSDKPQA, from the coding sequence ATGAATGTTGAGTTAATGAATAAATTAAGGCTTTCGCTGGAAATGCGCATCGCCCTGCTGGAAGCGCCGGACGATACGTATAAGGAAGCGCTCGGCGCGGAAGGCGCAGAGCCGTTCAGCGAGATGGATGCAGGCACGTATGATTTTGTCATGCTGTTTGCCAAGGATATCGCCACGCTGACGGAGCATGCGCCGAAAGCGCTGAAGGCCGTCAAGAAGGACGGCCTGCTCTGGATTTGTTATCCGAAGGGCACGTCCAAGATCAGAACCGACATCAACCGCGACCGCGGCTGGAGAGTCGTGAAGGACGAAGGCTGGGAAGGCGTTTCCCTGGTTTCCGTGGACGAAACGTGGTCGGCGATGCGATTCCGCCCTGTCGGCATGGTGCAGACGAGCGCGAGAGCAAGCCGTGCGGCGGATGCAAGCCGGACAGCGGGAACGACAATCGTGAAAGAACTCCTTGTACCGGATGAAGTGCAAGCAGCGCTGGCAGGCGATCCGGAGGCGGCAGCGTTCTTCGAAGAGCTGGCACCGTCGCATCGCAAAGAATACATTCGCTGGATTAACGAAGCGAAACAAGAAGTGACGCGCGCAAAGCGAATCGGCGAGATGATGGCGAAACTGCAGCAGAAGCTGAAGCGCCCGTCGGACAAGCCGCAAGCTTAA
- the hisS gene encoding histidine--tRNA ligase: protein MAFQKPPGTQDFLPGAVEKWQYVERVARDICRRFNFREIRTPIFEMTELYKRGVGETTDIVEKEMYTFTDRGDRSLTLRPEGTAGAVRAYVENKLYGEPDLTKLYYIGPMFRYERQQAGRYRQFHQFGIEALGAVDPALDAEVIALGYAFYTEVGLKDVRVEINSVGTPAVRAAFRERLLAFLEPKREILCKDCQSRMDRNPLRVLDCKVDQHHFEGAPSILESLDEECRTHFEALQRHLTDMRIPYVINPRLVRGLDYYTHTAFEYKAEGIGAIDTIGGGGRYNGLVADIGGPDQPGVGLGLGLERTVMLLESQGAQLDNLHQVDVYMVGLGEAADREVTRLLHGLRMRGIAAERDYQGRKMKAQMKSADRLQVRFTAILGDDELQRGEIALKNMATGEQKFVTLDGLADAILNG from the coding sequence ATGGCTTTTCAAAAACCACCGGGTACCCAGGATTTCCTGCCTGGCGCCGTGGAGAAATGGCAATATGTCGAGCGCGTGGCACGCGACATTTGCCGGCGGTTTAATTTTCGCGAAATCCGCACCCCGATTTTCGAGATGACGGAATTGTACAAACGCGGCGTCGGTGAAACGACGGATATCGTCGAGAAAGAAATGTACACGTTCACTGACCGCGGAGACCGGAGTCTGACGCTTCGTCCTGAAGGCACGGCAGGCGCCGTCCGCGCATACGTGGAGAACAAGCTGTACGGCGAGCCGGATTTGACGAAACTCTATTACATCGGACCGATGTTCCGCTATGAGCGTCAACAGGCAGGACGATACAGACAGTTCCATCAGTTCGGCATCGAGGCGCTCGGCGCGGTCGATCCGGCATTGGATGCGGAAGTTATCGCGCTCGGATACGCGTTCTACACGGAAGTAGGGCTAAAGGACGTCCGCGTTGAAATCAACTCCGTAGGCACGCCTGCTGTACGCGCGGCATTCCGCGAACGGCTGCTGGCATTCCTGGAACCGAAGCGCGAAATCCTGTGCAAGGATTGCCAATCCCGGATGGACCGCAATCCGCTGCGCGTGCTGGACTGTAAAGTGGATCAGCATCATTTCGAAGGGGCGCCTTCCATTCTGGAAAGCCTTGACGAAGAATGCAGGACGCACTTCGAAGCACTGCAGCGGCATCTGACGGATATGCGCATTCCGTACGTCATTAACCCGCGCCTCGTACGCGGCCTTGACTATTACACGCATACGGCATTCGAATACAAGGCGGAAGGCATCGGCGCCATCGATACGATCGGCGGCGGCGGACGTTATAACGGCCTCGTGGCCGATATCGGCGGTCCGGATCAGCCGGGCGTCGGATTGGGACTCGGCTTGGAGCGGACGGTCATGCTTCTGGAAAGCCAAGGCGCGCAGCTGGATAACCTTCACCAGGTCGATGTGTACATGGTTGGTTTGGGTGAAGCGGCCGATCGCGAAGTAACCCGTCTGCTGCACGGTTTGCGTATGCGCGGTATCGCTGCGGAGCGGGACTATCAAGGACGCAAGATGAAAGCGCAGATGAAGTCGGCCGACAGGCTGCAAGTGCGTTTCACGGCTATTCTTGGCGACGACGAGCTGCAGCGCGGCGAGATCGCCCTCAAGAATATGGCGACCGGAGAGCAGAAGTTCGTAACGCTTGACGGGCTGGCCGACGCGATTTTGAACGGTTAA
- a CDS encoding methyl-accepting chemotaxis protein yields MLHNISLKKKLSGLVIVPVLLFLAVCIYLIQKNNDDLKHMRMIMYDITEQSTSLILNADRDMYQALIAYQSLGDARITDEDKKKQTQDLNENIVQVSDRVNKAGVILSDNQLLGLTYAQSERTVKQNLDRFEQNFSAWSGNAAAHASQIANFDAARESLNELGEFLDAYGNDQADFIERQNRSLHLYIYIVIAIIALFISAVGFSTVRRITKSVDHILQRTKHVSEGDLQAREALFYDKDELGGIMQSIDEMAGGLRQLIGEVLHSSENVTIAASEISATTEEVAKGNMHQAESAQTASEVVNALSAGASTVAELAQEATNLTMITNQDAIACSETVNDSIASMNQLSRRMHELEQDSNRIGNIIEVIDEIAEQTNLLALNAAIEAARAGEQGRGFAVVADEVRKLAERSGEATKQITTIIKGMQDSTQDSVKAMSETEKRYQQAGLSLGSIVTRVGAVAQQTKEIAASSMQQARQSQEVMKQIESIASVSEQTAAAAEQTASSSQQLGSLAGYLDKMVNTFRT; encoded by the coding sequence ATGCTGCATAATATTTCGTTGAAGAAGAAGTTAAGCGGTTTGGTCATCGTTCCGGTACTGCTGTTCTTGGCGGTATGCATCTACTTGATTCAGAAAAACAACGACGACTTGAAGCATATGCGTATGATTATGTACGATATCACGGAACAATCGACATCGCTCATTCTCAATGCAGACCGGGACATGTATCAGGCGCTGATTGCTTATCAAAGCCTTGGCGACGCACGAATAACGGACGAAGATAAGAAGAAACAAACGCAGGATTTAAACGAGAATATCGTGCAAGTCAGCGACCGGGTGAACAAGGCTGGCGTTATCTTATCCGACAACCAGCTGCTGGGGTTAACCTATGCGCAGTCCGAACGGACCGTGAAGCAAAATCTGGACCGATTCGAGCAAAACTTCAGCGCGTGGTCGGGCAACGCGGCAGCGCACGCGAGTCAAATCGCCAATTTCGACGCTGCCCGCGAAAGCTTGAATGAGCTTGGCGAATTCCTCGATGCTTACGGCAACGATCAAGCGGATTTCATCGAACGGCAGAATCGAAGCCTGCATCTGTATATTTACATCGTCATCGCGATCATCGCGCTGTTTATAAGCGCTGTCGGCTTCAGTACGGTTAGGCGGATTACCAAATCCGTGGATCATATTTTACAGCGGACGAAGCATGTTTCCGAAGGTGATTTACAGGCAAGGGAAGCACTGTTTTACGATAAAGACGAGCTTGGCGGCATTATGCAATCGATCGACGAGATGGCAGGGGGGTTGAGGCAGCTGATCGGTGAGGTGCTGCACTCTTCCGAGAACGTGACGATTGCGGCTTCGGAAATTTCCGCCACGACGGAAGAAGTGGCAAAGGGCAATATGCATCAGGCAGAATCCGCGCAAACCGCTTCCGAGGTAGTCAATGCGCTCTCCGCAGGCGCCAGTACGGTTGCGGAACTGGCGCAGGAGGCGACAAATCTGACGATGATTACGAATCAAGACGCGATCGCCTGCAGCGAAACCGTGAACGATTCCATTGCGAGCATGAACCAGCTTTCCCGGCGGATGCACGAGCTTGAACAGGACTCCAATCGAATCGGCAACATCATCGAGGTCATCGACGAAATCGCGGAACAAACGAATCTGCTTGCGCTGAATGCGGCAATCGAGGCGGCGAGGGCTGGCGAGCAAGGCCGCGGATTTGCGGTCGTCGCGGACGAAGTGCGCAAGCTGGCGGAACGAAGCGGGGAAGCGACGAAACAAATTACAACGATTATCAAAGGCATGCAGGACAGCACGCAAGACAGTGTCAAGGCGATGTCGGAGACGGAGAAACGCTATCAGCAAGCCGGGCTGTCGCTGGGCAGCATCGTGACCCGGGTTGGAGCGGTTGCGCAGCAAACCAAGGAAATTGCCGCATCTAGCATGCAGCAAGCCAGACAATCGCAGGAAGTGATGAAGCAAATCGAATCGATCGCTTCCGTGAGCGAACAAACGGCTGCCGCTGCCGAACAAACGGCAAGTTCATCTCAACAGCTTGGCTCGCTCGCCGGCTATCTGGACAAGATGGTCAATACATTCAGGACATGA
- a CDS encoding hemolysin family protein: MSSDPLPIVWSIVLIFVLVFLNGFFVAAEFAMVKVRSSRIDSLVQDGNRKARFASLLTTNLDAYLSACQLGITLASLGLGWVGEPTISRMIEPLLEQFHLGEVAISTISFIIAFSVITIFHIVLGELAPKTYAIRKAEPVTLWTAIPLIAFHKVMYPFIYLLNGMANGMLRSIGIEPAAEHESAHTEEEIRILMKESHKSGLIDNTELTLVDNIFDFAETHAREIMIPRTEMICLYANLSFEENQAIALKEMHTRYPVCDKDKDNIIGFIHIKDLLKVTQQGIHDIRHITRPMTTIPDSMHISTLLKLMQKKKTQIAILIDEYGGTSGLVTLEDIMEEIVGEIQDEFDEERADVEPKEDGSHSINGMMLIEEVNSYFGTEIESDDYDTIGGWMYAQIENPPSQGQRIVYPIGFEFIIEETDHLRISRIQIRKQTVEEVEEEMLLEENLQAETG; this comes from the coding sequence TTGAGTAGTGACCCGTTACCCATAGTTTGGAGCATCGTTTTGATTTTCGTGCTCGTCTTTTTAAACGGATTTTTTGTTGCCGCCGAGTTTGCCATGGTTAAAGTAAGAAGCAGTCGAATTGATTCGCTTGTCCAGGACGGCAATCGCAAGGCGAGATTCGCCTCGTTGCTGACGACGAATTTGGATGCTTATTTATCGGCCTGCCAGCTGGGTATTACATTGGCTTCCCTCGGACTTGGCTGGGTGGGCGAACCGACCATTTCGCGCATGATCGAACCTTTGCTCGAGCAGTTTCATCTTGGCGAAGTCGCCATTTCGACCATCTCGTTTATCATCGCGTTTTCGGTCATCACCATTTTTCATATCGTGCTTGGCGAGCTTGCTCCCAAGACCTATGCGATTCGCAAAGCAGAGCCTGTAACGCTGTGGACGGCAATTCCGCTGATCGCGTTCCACAAAGTGATGTATCCGTTCATTTATCTGTTGAACGGCATGGCGAACGGAATGCTGAGAAGCATCGGCATCGAGCCCGCGGCGGAGCATGAATCGGCGCATACGGAAGAAGAAATCCGCATCTTGATGAAGGAAAGCCATAAGTCCGGTCTGATTGACAATACGGAGCTTACGCTGGTCGATAATATTTTCGACTTTGCGGAAACGCATGCCAGAGAAATCATGATTCCACGTACCGAAATGATCTGTCTCTACGCCAATCTGTCGTTCGAGGAGAACCAAGCGATTGCGCTGAAGGAAATGCATACTCGTTATCCTGTATGCGACAAGGACAAAGACAACATTATCGGCTTTATTCATATAAAAGATCTGTTGAAAGTAACGCAGCAGGGCATCCATGACATTCGGCATATTACGCGTCCGATGACGACGATCCCGGATTCCATGCATATCAGCACGCTGTTGAAGCTGATGCAGAAGAAGAAAACGCAAATCGCCATTCTTATCGACGAATATGGCGGAACGTCGGGACTTGTCACTTTGGAAGATATCATGGAAGAAATCGTCGGCGAGATCCAGGATGAATTCGACGAGGAACGCGCGGATGTCGAACCGAAGGAAGACGGCTCGCATTCCATTAACGGCATGATGCTGATTGAAGAAGTGAACAGTTATTTCGGAACGGAAATCGAAAGCGACGATTACGATACGATTGGAGGCTGGATGTATGCGCAGATCGAGAATCCGCCATCGCAAGGTCAGCGGATCGTTTATCCGATCGGGTTTGAATTTATAATCGAGGAAACCGATCACCTGCGGATCTCGCGCATTCAGATTCGCAAGCAGACGGTCGAAGAAGTAGAAGAAGAAATGCTGCTGGAAGAGAATTTACAAGCGGAAACGGGCTAA
- the aspS gene encoding aspartate--tRNA ligase, translated as MMLKTHACGTLTKAEVGQTVTLNGWVQRRRDLGGVLFIDLRDRTGIVQIVFNPDFSGDALAIADRARNEYVLAIRGQVVERDAETVNTNIATGEIEIRVTEIEIMNAAKTPPFPIEDGVEVDESLRLKYRYLDLRRPEMQKTLLLRSKAAKVFRDYLDGQGFIDVETPILTKSTPEGARDYLVPSRVHPGEFFALPQSPQIFKQLLMVSGLERYYQIARCFRDEDLRADRQPEFTQVDIETSFLSQDQLLDLMEELVVKLFKETVNVDIPRPFQRITHADAMNKYGSDKPDLRFGMEMEDITDIVASSDVKVFASVSASGGVVKALNAKGCASWSRKELDDLQPFAARYGGKGLAWVTVKEGEWRGPIVKFFKPEEIAAMTERLGVEEGDLLLFSADKKKVVADVLGNLRLKIGKQLGLIDESKFKLEWVVDFPLLGYDEEAKRYVAEHHPFTRPNDDDIALFETNPGEIRAQAYDLVLNGYEVGGGSMRIYKRDVQELMFKALGFSLEEAHEKFGFLLDAFDYGTPPHGGFAFGFDRLVMLLAGRTNLRETIAFPKTASATDLLSDAPSEVDIAQLQQLHIRTVQKPAKQPEAAAAGAAPAPQN; from the coding sequence ATGATGCTCAAAACGCATGCATGCGGAACGCTGACGAAAGCGGAAGTTGGCCAAACTGTAACACTGAACGGCTGGGTACAGCGCCGTCGCGACCTTGGCGGGGTATTGTTTATCGATCTTCGCGACCGTACGGGTATCGTGCAAATCGTCTTTAATCCCGATTTCTCCGGAGATGCCCTGGCGATCGCTGACCGCGCGCGCAACGAATATGTGCTTGCCATTCGCGGTCAAGTCGTAGAACGCGACGCTGAAACGGTGAACACGAACATTGCGACAGGAGAGATCGAAATCCGCGTAACGGAAATCGAAATCATGAACGCGGCGAAGACGCCTCCGTTCCCGATCGAAGACGGCGTCGAAGTTGACGAGTCGCTTCGTTTGAAATACCGCTACCTGGACCTTCGTCGTCCGGAAATGCAGAAGACGCTTCTGCTTCGTTCCAAAGCGGCGAAAGTGTTCCGCGACTACCTCGACGGCCAAGGCTTCATCGACGTCGAAACGCCGATTCTGACGAAGAGCACGCCGGAAGGCGCGCGCGATTACCTCGTGCCAAGCCGCGTGCATCCGGGCGAATTCTTCGCCCTGCCGCAATCGCCTCAAATTTTCAAACAGCTGCTCATGGTCAGCGGACTTGAGCGCTATTACCAAATCGCTCGCTGCTTCCGCGACGAAGACCTTCGCGCTGACCGTCAGCCCGAGTTTACGCAAGTCGACATCGAGACATCGTTCCTTTCGCAGGATCAGCTGCTCGATTTGATGGAAGAGCTCGTCGTGAAGCTGTTCAAAGAAACGGTCAACGTGGACATTCCTCGTCCGTTCCAACGCATTACGCATGCGGACGCGATGAACAAATACGGTTCCGATAAGCCGGATCTTCGTTTCGGCATGGAGATGGAAGACATTACCGATATCGTGGCATCGAGCGACGTGAAAGTGTTCGCGTCCGTATCGGCCAGCGGCGGCGTCGTTAAAGCGCTGAACGCCAAAGGCTGCGCTAGCTGGAGCCGTAAGGAGCTTGACGACCTGCAGCCGTTCGCGGCACGCTACGGCGGCAAAGGCTTGGCTTGGGTAACGGTGAAGGAAGGCGAATGGCGCGGACCGATCGTGAAGTTCTTCAAGCCTGAAGAAATCGCGGCGATGACGGAGCGTCTGGGCGTCGAAGAAGGCGACTTGCTGCTGTTCTCCGCCGACAAGAAGAAGGTCGTTGCGGATGTGCTTGGCAACCTGCGTCTGAAGATCGGCAAGCAGCTTGGCCTGATCGACGAGTCGAAGTTTAAGCTGGAGTGGGTCGTTGACTTCCCGCTGCTCGGCTACGACGAAGAAGCGAAACGTTACGTGGCGGAACATCACCCGTTCACGCGTCCGAACGACGACGACATCGCGCTGTTTGAGACCAATCCCGGCGAAATCCGCGCACAAGCGTATGACCTTGTTCTGAACGGCTACGAAGTAGGCGGCGGTTCCATGCGGATCTACAAGCGCGACGTACAAGAGCTGATGTTCAAAGCGCTTGGCTTCTCGCTCGAGGAAGCGCACGAGAAATTCGGCTTCCTGCTGGATGCGTTCGACTATGGAACGCCTCCGCACGGCGGATTCGCTTTCGGCTTCGACCGTCTGGTCATGCTGCTTGCGGGCCGCACGAACCTGCGCGAAACGATCGCGTTCCCTAAGACCGCAAGCGCAACCGACCTGCTCAGCGATGCGCCTTCCGAGGTGGATATCGCCCAGCTGCAGCAATTGCACATCCGGACGGTTCAGAAACCTGCCAAGCAGCCTGAAGCTGCTGCCGCAGGCGCCGCACCGGCACCGCAAAACTAA
- a CDS encoding Nramp family divalent metal transporter has protein sequence MNTNQPAPMAQESGWRQKRNSNTLPEVYRSMKIPKHGSWFRKFLAFAGPGYLVAVGYMDPGNWATDLAGGSKFGYSLLFVILLSNLMAILLQALAGKLGIVTGRDLAQACRDHYSKPVSMALWVLCELAIAACDLAEVIGSAIALNLLFGIPLIAGVILTVLDVLLVLLLQNKGFRFIESLVIVLIVTIGGCFLIEMFWSQPEVGAVMQGFIPTGGIVSDPTMLYIAIGILGATVMPHNLYLHSSIVQTRQFEQTELGKRQAIKYATWDSSIALFFALFINAAILIIAASTFHTTGHTDVAEIQDAYHLLSPMLGTAAASVLFGVALLASGQNSTLTGTLAGQIVMEGFLNIRLKPWIRRLITRMIAVVPAVIVTWLYGAKGTTDLLILSQVILSLQLSFAVIPLVKFTSDKKKMGNFANPLWMKVLAWTVAIVIAVLNLYLLYQTFTG, from the coding sequence ATGAACACGAATCAACCGGCACCGATGGCCCAAGAGAGCGGCTGGCGGCAAAAGAGAAATTCGAATACACTTCCCGAAGTCTATCGATCGATGAAAATTCCAAAACACGGATCGTGGTTCCGTAAATTTTTGGCATTCGCAGGTCCCGGCTACTTGGTAGCCGTAGGCTATATGGATCCAGGCAACTGGGCAACGGACTTGGCGGGCGGATCCAAATTCGGCTATTCGCTCTTATTCGTCATTCTGCTATCCAACCTAATGGCGATTCTCCTTCAAGCGTTGGCGGGCAAGCTCGGCATCGTAACGGGCCGGGACCTCGCGCAGGCATGCAGAGACCATTACAGCAAGCCCGTATCCATGGCGCTGTGGGTGCTTTGCGAGCTGGCCATCGCAGCCTGCGACCTTGCCGAAGTCATCGGATCGGCGATCGCCTTGAATTTACTGTTCGGCATACCGCTTATAGCCGGGGTCATATTAACCGTGTTGGACGTACTCCTCGTGCTGCTGCTGCAAAATAAAGGCTTTCGGTTCATAGAATCGCTCGTCATCGTGCTCATCGTCACGATCGGCGGCTGCTTCCTGATCGAGATGTTCTGGTCCCAGCCTGAAGTCGGCGCGGTCATGCAGGGCTTCATTCCGACCGGGGGCATTGTCTCGGATCCGACGATGCTGTATATCGCCATCGGGATTCTAGGCGCGACGGTCATGCCGCATAATCTCTATTTGCACTCTTCCATCGTTCAGACGAGACAGTTCGAACAGACGGAGCTCGGCAAACGCCAAGCCATCAAATACGCAACATGGGATTCGTCCATCGCCTTGTTCTTCGCCTTGTTCATCAATGCGGCCATCCTGATCATTGCGGCTTCGACCTTCCATACGACAGGTCATACGGACGTGGCGGAAATTCAAGACGCTTATCATCTGCTTTCGCCTATGCTGGGAACGGCTGCGGCAAGCGTATTGTTCGGCGTCGCACTGTTGGCATCGGGGCAGAATTCCACGCTAACGGGGACGCTTGCGGGTCAGATCGTCATGGAAGGGTTCCTGAATATCAGGCTTAAACCATGGATCAGAAGGCTGATTACGCGAATGATCGCCGTCGTGCCCGCAGTCATCGTCACTTGGCTCTACGGCGCGAAAGGAACGACGGATCTGCTGATCTTAAGCCAAGTCATTCTATCCTTGCAGCTTTCCTTCGCGGTCATTCCGCTGGTGAAATTCACGAGCGACAAGAAGAAAATGGGCAATTTCGCGAATCCGCTATGGATGAAAGTATTAGCATGGACGGTTGCGATCGTTATTGCGGTCTTGAACTTGTATCTGCTCTATCAAACCTTCACGGGTTAA
- a CDS encoding tRNA threonylcarbamoyladenosine dehydratase, producing the protein MLHQFSRTELAIGPEGLDIMKESTVAVLGIGGVGAIAAEALARTGVGRIILIDKDVVDITNINRQIHALTTTVGQPKADLMRDRIKLINPDCDAISLRMFYTEETYEKLFEYELDYVVDASDTIIYKIHLIKQCLERNIPVISSMGAANKMDPSRFQVADISKTSMDPIARVVRQKLRKEGIKKGVKVVFSTEEPMKPREDVTQRIVPDNAPEIRKAKQPPSSNAFVPPVAGLIMVSEVVKDLLASGGQPK; encoded by the coding sequence ATGCTGCATCAATTTTCCCGGACGGAGCTGGCTATCGGCCCCGAGGGATTGGATATCATGAAAGAGAGCACCGTGGCGGTGCTCGGCATCGGCGGCGTCGGTGCGATCGCGGCGGAAGCGCTGGCGCGGACGGGCGTCGGACGCATTATCCTGATCGATAAGGACGTCGTCGACATTACGAACATCAACCGCCAGATTCATGCGCTGACGACGACGGTCGGCCAGCCGAAAGCGGACTTGATGCGTGACCGGATCAAGCTCATTAACCCCGATTGCGACGCGATTTCGCTTCGGATGTTCTATACCGAGGAAACGTACGAGAAGCTGTTCGAATACGAGCTTGATTACGTCGTCGACGCGTCGGACACGATCATCTACAAGATCCATCTGATCAAGCAATGCCTGGAGCGGAATATCCCGGTCATCTCGAGCATGGGCGCCGCGAACAAAATGGATCCGTCGAGGTTCCAGGTCGCGGACATTTCCAAGACGTCGATGGACCCGATTGCCCGCGTCGTTCGGCAGAAGCTGCGCAAAGAAGGCATCAAGAAGGGCGTAAAGGTCGTCTTCTCCACGGAGGAGCCGATGAAGCCGCGCGAGGACGTCACGCAGCGGATCGTGCCCGACAATGCGCCGGAAATTCGCAAAGCGAAGCAGCCGCCGTCCAGCAATGCTTTCGTTCCGCCGGTCGCGGGTTTGATTATGGTAAGCGAGGTCGTTAAAGATTTGCTGGCATCAGGAGGCCAACCGAAATGA
- the dtd gene encoding D-aminoacyl-tRNA deacylase has product MKVVVQRSKEAAVSVAGETVGSISKGLVLLVGLTHEDTEADIRWMADKIAGLRIFEDESGKMNLSVTEIGGEILSVSQFTLYGDCRKGRRPNFMAAARPEQAEAQYDAFNEALRASGIEVATGTFGAMMDVSFTNWGPVTLIIDSKA; this is encoded by the coding sequence ATGAAAGTGGTCGTGCAGCGCAGCAAGGAAGCGGCCGTCAGCGTAGCCGGCGAGACGGTCGGCTCCATATCGAAGGGGCTCGTCCTCTTGGTCGGGCTTACGCACGAGGATACGGAAGCCGATATCCGGTGGATGGCCGACAAAATCGCAGGCTTGCGGATTTTCGAAGACGAAAGCGGGAAAATGAATTTATCCGTGACGGAGATCGGCGGGGAAATCCTCTCTGTCTCGCAGTTTACGCTATATGGCGACTGCCGCAAAGGCAGGCGTCCGAATTTCATGGCGGCGGCGCGGCCGGAGCAGGCCGAGGCGCAGTACGATGCCTTCAACGAGGCGCTTCGCGCATCCGGCATCGAGGTCGCTACGGGCACATTCGGAGCGATGATGGATGTTTCCTTTACCAACTGGGGACCAGTCACTTTGATTATCGACAGCAAAGCCTAG